Proteins from a genomic interval of Tenacibaculum sp. SZ-18:
- the mutY gene encoding A/G-specific adenine glycosylase, with protein MFFYKTLINWYLKNNRELPWRKVRNPYEIWLSEIILQQTRVAQGLPYFLKFTEAFPTVFDLAAAEESEVLKLWQGLGYYSRARNLHFTAKYVANELKGVFPETYEGLLKLKGVGDYTASAIASICFDEPAAVVDGNVYRVLSRFFGIDKPINTTKGIKEFKVLAQSIIQEEEPGRYNQAIMDFGALHCKPQIPLCNECPLASNCVAFEKNIVGDLPVKLKKIKVKKRFFNYLVIVTDKDETIFSERTGKGIWQGLYQFPLIESKNSVSIDELVSNEDFISLIPNNAEVSLFNQKEVIHKLSHQHLYTKFWIVNINKMQGDFIPWKKIDEYPTSVLISNFLKDYTKTK; from the coding sequence ATGTTTTTTTATAAAACTTTGATAAACTGGTATTTAAAAAATAATAGAGAGCTTCCTTGGAGAAAAGTGAGAAATCCATACGAAATTTGGTTAAGCGAAATTATATTACAACAAACACGAGTTGCTCAAGGTCTACCTTATTTTTTGAAGTTTACTGAGGCTTTCCCTACTGTTTTCGACTTGGCAGCAGCTGAAGAGAGTGAGGTGCTAAAACTATGGCAAGGACTTGGATATTACTCACGAGCGCGTAATTTACATTTTACTGCAAAGTATGTAGCGAATGAATTAAAAGGAGTTTTTCCAGAAACATATGAAGGGCTGCTAAAATTAAAAGGAGTAGGCGATTATACAGCTTCGGCTATTGCATCCATTTGTTTTGATGAACCAGCTGCCGTTGTAGACGGAAACGTTTATCGAGTATTATCAAGGTTTTTTGGAATTGATAAACCTATAAATACCACGAAAGGAATAAAAGAGTTTAAAGTACTTGCGCAGTCTATTATTCAGGAGGAAGAACCAGGAAGATATAATCAAGCTATTATGGATTTTGGTGCTTTACATTGTAAACCTCAAATTCCACTTTGTAATGAATGTCCACTTGCTAGTAATTGTGTTGCTTTCGAAAAGAACATTGTTGGAGATCTTCCAGTGAAGCTAAAAAAAATAAAAGTAAAAAAGAGGTTCTTTAATTATTTGGTCATCGTTACAGATAAAGATGAAACTATTTTTTCTGAACGAACAGGAAAAGGAATTTGGCAAGGCTTGTATCAGTTTCCTTTGATAGAAAGTAAAAATAGTGTTAGTATTGACGAATTAGTCTCGAATGAAGATTTTATTTCTCTTATTCCTAACAATGCGGAGGTTTCATTATTCAACCAAAAGGAAGTAATACATAAATTATCACATCAGCATTTATATACAAAATTTTGGATTGTGAATATAAATAAGATGCAGGGAGATTTTATTCCTTGGAAAAAAATTGATGAATATCCTACCTCAGTTTTGATCAGCAATTTTTTAAAGGATTATACAAAAACGAAATAA
- a CDS encoding DMT family transporter has translation MNKIQYKWVYLVLLSLIWGSSFILMKKALLGLTPIQVGALRILITAFFLLLIGIKSLKKIKKKQWKYVFYSALLGTLFPSFLFAFAVEKIDSSIASILNSLTPFNTLLVGTLVFGFLFQKKQIIGILVGLLGTLVLILKGADLNPNQNYWFTLFPIISSIGYAFNVNIIKKYLQDLEPLAITTGNFVLIIIPALIVLATTGFFTSFELNETTEPALFYICILAVIGTGFAKIMFNKLIQISSPIFSSSVTYLIPIVAVIWGILDGEKLSVIQLIAGVIILFGVYLVNKKK, from the coding sequence ATGAACAAGATTCAATATAAATGGGTGTATTTAGTGTTGCTTTCTTTAATTTGGGGAAGCTCTTTTATTTTAATGAAAAAAGCACTTTTAGGATTAACTCCAATACAAGTAGGAGCATTAAGAATATTAATAACCGCTTTTTTTCTTTTGTTAATTGGTATTAAGAGTTTAAAAAAGATTAAAAAAAAACAATGGAAGTATGTTTTTTACAGTGCTCTTTTAGGAACTCTTTTCCCTTCCTTTTTATTTGCGTTTGCGGTTGAGAAAATCGATAGTTCTATTGCTTCTATATTGAATTCCTTAACACCTTTTAATACTTTATTGGTCGGTACTTTGGTTTTTGGTTTCTTATTTCAAAAGAAACAAATTATTGGAATATTGGTAGGTTTATTGGGAACATTAGTTTTAATTTTGAAAGGAGCAGATTTAAACCCTAATCAAAATTATTGGTTTACTTTATTTCCGATTATTTCTTCTATTGGATATGCATTTAATGTGAATATTATTAAGAAGTATTTACAAGACTTAGAACCATTAGCAATTACAACAGGAAATTTTGTTCTAATTATAATTCCTGCATTAATTGTATTAGCAACAACCGGTTTTTTTACTTCTTTTGAATTGAATGAAACAACAGAACCAGCTTTATTTTACATATGTATTTTAGCTGTAATTGGAACTGGGTTTGCGAAAATCATGTTTAATAAGTTAATCCAAATTTCTTCTCCGATATTTTCTTCTTCAGTAACTTATTTGATTCCTATCGTGGCTGTAATTTGGGGAATTTTAGATGGTGAGAAGTTAAGTGTAATTCAGTTAATAGCTGGGGTTATTATATTATTTGGAGTTTATTTGGTGAATAAAAAGAAATAA
- a CDS encoding cation transporter: MKLLKVVFVLFLTASIITSCKSEAEKGETKETKVAKAEMLSLNVSGMSCEIGCAKTIESKLDKKEGVLEAKVVFADSLATIKYDAEKIDKASLIAFVEGVGDGNTYKASESNSKDVKSCSDSKKECCKDETNKQACAEDCKKDNCATKKA; this comes from the coding sequence ATGAAATTATTAAAAGTAGTATTTGTCTTATTCTTAACAGCCTCTATTATTACAAGTTGTAAATCTGAAGCTGAAAAAGGAGAAACTAAAGAAACTAAAGTTGCGAAAGCTGAAATGCTATCTTTAAATGTATCAGGAATGTCTTGCGAGATAGGATGTGCTAAAACAATAGAATCTAAACTTGATAAGAAAGAAGGAGTTTTAGAGGCTAAAGTTGTTTTTGCTGATAGTTTGGCAACTATAAAATATGACGCAGAGAAAATAGATAAAGCTAGCTTAATTGCTTTTGTTGAGGGAGTTGGTGATGGTAACACATACAAAGCTTCAGAATCAAATAGTAAAGATGTTAAAAGTTGCTCTGATAGTAAAAAAGAGTGCTGTAAAGATGAAACTAATAAGCAAGCATGTGCGGAAGATTGCAAGAAAGATAATTGTGCTACTAAGAAAGCATAA
- a CDS encoding single-stranded DNA-binding protein, producing MSGTINKVILIGHLGDEIKMHYFEGGNAIGRFPLATNETYTNRQTGERVTNTDWHNIVVRNKLAEICEKYLTKGDKVYLEGRIKNRQYEVDGQKRYSTEIQVQEMTFLSTKKELNSPSNMNQAQPIQNTNPSAVKEEEDDLPF from the coding sequence ATGTCAGGAACAATCAATAAGGTAATTTTAATCGGTCATTTAGGAGACGAAATTAAAATGCATTATTTTGAAGGAGGAAATGCAATTGGAAGATTTCCATTAGCGACGAATGAGACATATACCAATCGTCAAACAGGTGAAAGAGTAACCAATACGGATTGGCACAATATTGTAGTACGAAATAAACTAGCTGAAATCTGCGAAAAATATTTAACCAAAGGAGATAAAGTATATTTAGAAGGAAGAATCAAAAACCGACAATATGAAGTAGATGGTCAAAAAAGATATTCTACAGAGATTCAGGTTCAAGAAATGACTTTCCTTTCGACGAAAAAAGAACTTAATTCCCCTTCTAACATGAATCAGGCACAACCGATTCAAAATACGAATCCTTCTGCTGTAAAAGAGGAAGAGGACGATTTACCATTTTAG
- a CDS encoding M16 family metallopeptidase, giving the protein MKTKILSFVAIIVMTFAASAQRDLNKQPKPGPAPKIKLGKPEKFTLSNGLQVIMVENHKLPRASANLTIDNKPIFEGDKAGLSSMMGSLLGNGTTAMSKDDFNEKIDYLGANVNFFESGAFASSLKKYFPEILALMADGVKNSVFSQEEFDKEVERTLDGLKNNEKNVTSIARRVEDYLTYGSNHPFGEFTTPESIKNISLADVKNNYNTYYKPNNAYLVIVGDINPKKTKKLVKKLFGDWKKGNIPAYTMPQTSNPSTTEINFIDMPNAVQSEIAVVNNVDLTLGDKEYYAALLANNILGGGGTARLFMNLREDKGYTYGSYSRLSQSRYAGTFRATASVRNMVTDSAVVELQKEINKIRYQKVSEEELKNAKAQYVGNFVMDVQKPRTVANFALNIARYNLSNDFYENYLENINSVTLDDVQNAAIKYFKGDKARIFITGKGIEVLDNLEKTTDYAIKYFDKKGNATTKPKMSLPIPAGVTATSVVDKYFEAIGGKDKVEVIKTVMSVSNAKVQGFELTLTSKSAAPNKSSVVVSGMGQTFSKQVFDGTKGYAEAQGRRKDLEGKDLEEAQARKSPFEDEAYKAGKLDRIEPVDGNNAYVIKYNDTEIYYDMKSGLKIQSLRTVKGPQGEVKVPTTFGDYKEVNGVKFPHKTNVKQGPMDLNFVIKEIKVNEGVTDADFQ; this is encoded by the coding sequence ATGAAAACAAAAATATTATCATTCGTAGCAATTATAGTAATGACTTTTGCTGCAAGTGCACAAAGAGATTTAAACAAACAACCGAAACCCGGACCTGCTCCTAAAATTAAATTAGGAAAACCAGAAAAGTTTACACTTTCAAATGGTTTACAAGTAATTATGGTAGAAAACCATAAATTACCAAGAGCATCAGCAAACTTAACCATCGATAATAAGCCTATTTTTGAAGGAGACAAGGCAGGGTTATCAAGTATGATGGGAAGTTTATTAGGAAATGGAACTACAGCTATGTCTAAAGATGACTTCAATGAAAAAATTGACTATTTAGGTGCTAACGTTAATTTCTTCGAAAGTGGAGCATTTGCTTCTTCATTAAAAAAATATTTCCCTGAAATTTTAGCTTTAATGGCAGACGGAGTAAAAAATTCGGTATTCTCTCAAGAAGAATTTGATAAAGAAGTTGAAAGAACTTTAGATGGGTTAAAAAACAATGAAAAAAACGTGACTTCAATTGCTCGTAGAGTTGAAGATTACTTAACCTATGGAAGCAACCACCCATTCGGTGAGTTTACAACTCCTGAGAGTATTAAAAATATTTCTCTTGCTGATGTGAAAAACAATTATAACACATACTACAAGCCAAACAATGCTTACTTAGTTATCGTTGGTGACATCAACCCAAAGAAAACAAAAAAGTTAGTTAAGAAATTATTCGGAGACTGGAAAAAAGGAAACATTCCTGCTTACACAATGCCTCAAACTTCCAATCCATCTACAACAGAAATCAATTTTATTGATATGCCAAACGCTGTACAATCAGAAATTGCTGTTGTAAATAATGTTGATTTAACTTTAGGTGATAAAGAATACTATGCTGCATTATTAGCAAACAACATTTTAGGTGGTGGTGGAACTGCTCGTTTATTCATGAACTTAAGAGAAGATAAAGGTTATACTTATGGATCTTACTCTAGATTAAGTCAAAGTAGATATGCAGGAACATTTAGAGCTACAGCGAGTGTACGTAATATGGTAACTGATAGTGCTGTTGTTGAATTACAAAAAGAAATCAACAAAATTCGTTACCAAAAAGTTTCGGAAGAAGAATTAAAGAATGCAAAAGCTCAGTACGTAGGAAACTTCGTAATGGACGTTCAAAAACCAAGAACTGTAGCTAATTTCGCATTAAACATTGCTCGTTATAACTTATCTAACGACTTTTATGAAAACTACTTAGAAAACATCAATTCTGTAACTTTAGATGATGTTCAAAATGCAGCAATTAAGTATTTCAAAGGTGATAAAGCAAGAATCTTTATTACAGGTAAAGGAATTGAAGTTTTAGATAACTTAGAGAAAACTACTGATTACGCAATCAAGTATTTCGATAAAAAAGGTAATGCTACAACTAAGCCTAAAATGAGTTTACCAATTCCAGCAGGAGTAACAGCAACAAGTGTTGTAGACAAATACTTCGAAGCTATTGGAGGTAAAGATAAAGTGGAAGTAATAAAAACTGTAATGAGTGTATCTAACGCTAAAGTTCAAGGATTTGAACTTACTTTAACAAGTAAATCAGCTGCTCCTAACAAATCTTCTGTTGTTGTTTCAGGAATGGGACAAACATTTAGTAAGCAAGTTTTTGATGGAACCAAGGGTTATGCAGAAGCGCAAGGAAGAAGAAAAGATTTAGAAGGTAAAGATTTAGAGGAAGCTCAAGCTAGAAAATCTCCTTTTGAAGATGAAGCTTACAAAGCTGGAAAATTAGATAGAATTGAACCTGTTGACGGAAACAATGCTTATGTAATTAAGTATAATGATACAGAGATTTACTATGATATGAAATCTGGATTAAAAATTCAGTCCTTAAGAACAGTTAAAGGACCTCAAGGCGAAGTTAAAGTACCAACTACATTTGGAGATTATAAAGAGGTGAACGGAGTAAAATTCCCTCACAAAACAAATGTAAAACAAGGACCAATGGATTTAAACTTTGTCATTAAAGAAATTAAAGTTAACGAAGGTGTTACTGATGCAGATTTTCAATAA
- a CDS encoding COX15/CtaA family protein: MKKHFPRIVKITLITVYLIFLAGAIVRMTGSGMGCPDWPKCFGYYIPPTSEEQITWQANKEFKQGMIIVKDEVLFVAESDLTTGTSFNPKNWSKYTKHDYAKFNKYHTWTEYINRLISVVAGFVFLFLLYGAFQFRKENKTITIISFVAFFLMLFEAWLGKTVVDTNLKPTIITIHMVIGLVIVALLLYLRFIVTEKNNTYKFDTLFNRLLIFSVIFSLIQIAMGTQVRQFIDEQVKQFGFDNKQYSLMNPSFKFYFHRSFTIAIILVNVGMFYLNQVRNLGYKLVNWIVFLIFLETITGILMYYAEFPLGTQAVHLLAGAILFGLQFYLWLQSRKVKRLA; this comes from the coding sequence ATGAAAAAACACTTTCCTCGAATTGTAAAAATTACCTTAATTACTGTTTATTTAATTTTCTTAGCTGGAGCGATAGTTCGTATGACTGGATCTGGAATGGGATGTCCAGATTGGCCAAAATGCTTTGGATATTACATACCTCCTACCTCGGAAGAACAAATTACTTGGCAAGCAAATAAGGAATTTAAACAGGGAATGATAATTGTTAAAGACGAAGTTTTATTCGTTGCGGAAAGTGATTTAACAACCGGAACCAGCTTTAATCCAAAGAATTGGTCAAAATATACCAAACACGATTACGCCAAGTTTAACAAATATCACACCTGGACTGAATATATAAATCGTTTAATATCTGTTGTTGCAGGATTTGTATTTCTTTTTTTATTGTATGGCGCGTTTCAATTTCGAAAAGAAAACAAAACCATCACAATTATTTCATTTGTCGCTTTCTTTCTTATGCTTTTTGAAGCTTGGCTGGGAAAAACGGTTGTTGATACAAATTTAAAACCAACAATTATTACTATTCATATGGTAATTGGGTTAGTTATTGTTGCACTGCTTTTATACCTACGATTTATTGTAACAGAAAAAAACAACACCTATAAATTTGATACTTTATTCAATAGGTTGTTAATATTCTCTGTGATATTCTCTTTGATTCAAATTGCAATGGGAACTCAGGTAAGACAATTTATTGATGAGCAAGTAAAGCAATTCGGATTTGACAATAAACAATACAGTCTGATGAATCCTAGTTTTAAATTTTACTTCCACCGATCTTTTACAATTGCAATAATTCTTGTAAATGTTGGAATGTTTTATTTGAATCAAGTAAGAAACTTAGGTTACAAGCTTGTAAATTGGATTGTTTTTTTAATTTTCTTAGAAACGATTACTGGAATTTTAATGTACTATGCTGAATTCCCACTAGGTACACAAGCCGTTCATTTACTTGCAGGAGCTATATTATTTGGACTTCAGTTTTACCTATGGTTACAAAGCAGAAAGGTAAAGCGTTTAGCGTAA
- the gldD gene encoding gliding motility lipoprotein GldD translates to MYRYVLMFLVLAFVSCGSETIPKPKAYLSLNYPENKYKVFESERPYLFEISSESNVQELPENWLKIKYPKLKASVDITYRPVSDNLKELLMEAEKLVFEHTIKADNISNTENFIDEQKRVFGKMFFIHGNAASQVQFHVTDSVKHFLKASLFFYTKPNYDSVLPAVDYIKKDMIHMMETLQWKE, encoded by the coding sequence ATGTATAGGTATGTTTTAATGTTTTTGGTGTTGGCTTTTGTTAGCTGCGGTAGTGAAACTATTCCAAAACCTAAGGCTTATTTAAGTTTGAATTATCCAGAAAATAAGTACAAGGTATTTGAATCGGAAAGACCTTATTTATTTGAAATTTCCTCAGAAAGTAATGTACAAGAACTACCTGAGAATTGGTTAAAAATTAAATACCCAAAACTAAAAGCCTCTGTTGATATTACCTACAGGCCAGTAAGTGATAATTTGAAAGAATTATTAATGGAAGCAGAAAAATTGGTTTTTGAACATACCATTAAAGCTGATAATATTTCTAATACCGAAAACTTCATTGATGAACAAAAAAGAGTGTTTGGGAAAATGTTTTTTATCCACGGAAATGCCGCTTCCCAAGTTCAATTTCATGTAACCGATAGTGTAAAACACTTTCTAAAAGCATCATTGTTTTTCTATACAAAACCAAACTATGATAGTGTACTTCCAGCAGTGGATTATATCAAAAAAGATATGATTCATATGATGGAAACATTACAGTGGAAAGAGTAA
- the gldE gene encoding gliding motility-associated protein GldE, with product MDPEPYFLFITNATFITTSSLIALFVLLICSALVSGTEVAFFSLSQTDLDELNEETKGKSLVVKLLEKPKKLLGTILVTNNFINILIVLIFASLEDFMFGGINFSIDVGFTIIPASVIKVFIQVGLVTFLILLFGEVLPKVYASRKSLLFANLMSGPIYFLNALLTPLSKPLIGLTNSIERRLGNKNNNLSVEKLSQALELTSEDSTTKDEQKILEGIVTFGNTETVQIMKPRTDVCAISDDTPYEEVLKIILENGYSRNPVYHENIDNIVGVLYAKDLLAYLNKKTFDWKSLLREPFFVPENKKLDDLLKEFQDKKNHLAIVVDEYGGTSGIVTLEDVIEEIVGDINDEFDNDDLTYSKIDENNFVFEGKITIRDLCRVLDEDETLFEEEKGESETLAGFILEVSGKFPRRGEKINFKKYVFTIEALDRKRIKQVKVTRNV from the coding sequence TTGGACCCAGAACCCTATTTTTTATTCATAACTAACGCTACATTTATAACAACATCGAGTTTAATTGCATTGTTTGTTCTTCTTATATGCTCTGCATTAGTTTCAGGAACAGAAGTTGCATTCTTTTCACTTTCCCAAACAGATTTAGATGAGTTAAATGAAGAAACCAAAGGAAAAAGTCTTGTTGTAAAACTTCTTGAAAAACCCAAAAAGTTATTAGGTACAATTCTGGTAACGAATAACTTTATCAATATTTTAATTGTCTTGATTTTTGCTTCGTTGGAAGATTTTATGTTCGGAGGGATTAATTTTTCAATTGATGTAGGGTTTACAATTATACCGGCCTCAGTCATTAAAGTTTTCATTCAAGTTGGATTAGTCACCTTTTTAATTCTATTGTTTGGTGAGGTTTTACCTAAAGTTTATGCGAGTAGAAAATCTTTACTGTTTGCTAACTTAATGTCGGGACCAATTTATTTCTTAAATGCCTTGTTAACTCCGTTAAGTAAACCTCTAATTGGACTGACCAATAGTATTGAAAGAAGATTAGGGAATAAAAACAACAATCTTTCTGTAGAAAAATTGTCACAAGCTTTAGAATTAACATCTGAAGATTCAACAACGAAAGATGAACAAAAAATTCTTGAAGGAATAGTAACTTTTGGTAATACGGAAACCGTACAAATAATGAAACCAAGAACAGATGTTTGCGCAATATCTGATGATACACCTTATGAAGAGGTTCTGAAAATTATTTTAGAAAATGGCTATTCTAGAAACCCAGTTTATCACGAGAATATTGATAATATTGTAGGGGTATTGTATGCCAAAGATTTATTAGCTTACTTGAATAAAAAAACTTTTGATTGGAAGAGTTTATTAAGAGAACCGTTTTTTGTTCCGGAGAATAAGAAACTTGATGATTTGTTAAAGGAGTTTCAAGATAAAAAGAACCATTTAGCTATAGTAGTTGATGAGTACGGAGGTACAAGTGGGATTGTAACTCTTGAAGATGTTATAGAGGAAATTGTAGGAGATATTAATGATGAGTTTGATAATGATGATTTAACGTATTCTAAAATTGATGAAAACAATTTTGTTTTCGAGGGAAAAATTACAATTCGTGATTTATGTAGGGTTTTAGATGAAGACGAAACACTTTTTGAAGAGGAAAAGGGTGAAAGTGAAACATTAGCTGGATTTATTTTAGAGGTTTCGGGAAAATTTCCTCGAAGAGGTGAGAAAATAAACTTCAAAAAATACGTTTTTACCATAGAAGCACTTGATAGAAAAAGAATTAAACAAGTAAAAGTTACAAGAAATGTATAG
- a CDS encoding HU family DNA-binding protein has protein sequence MTKADIVSKISDKTGIEKADVLATVEAFMTEVKDSLESGDNVYLRGFGSFIIKTRAEKTGRNISKNTTIKIPAHNIPAFKPAKTFTEGVKAKVAVK, from the coding sequence ATGACAAAAGCAGATATCGTATCGAAGATTTCAGACAAAACAGGAATAGAGAAAGCTGATGTTTTAGCAACTGTAGAGGCATTTATGACTGAAGTTAAAGATTCATTAGAAAGTGGAGATAATGTATATTTAAGAGGCTTTGGAAGCTTCATCATCAAAACGAGAGCTGAAAAAACTGGTAGAAACATTTCAAAAAATACAACTATCAAAATTCCTGCTCACAACATTCCAGCTTTTAAACCAGCTAAGACATTTACGGAAGGAGTAAAAGCTAAGGTTGCAGTTAAGTAA
- a CDS encoding Rne/Rng family ribonuclease: MKTELIIRSNSSDIDFALLRDGRLVELNKETSDNKFSVGDIFLAKIGKVMTGLNAAFVNVGYPKDGFLHYHDLGPQVLSLSKFIKKVSTGKFKEFTLKNFRSEDDIDKNGGINDVLKSGQNLLVQIVKEPISTKGPRISSELSIAGRFLVLVPFSNRVSVSQKITDNKEKERLKKLAKSIKPKGFGLILRTVAEGKRVAELDKDLQNSLDRWKTLCKRIANTNTPTKVLSELDRASSILRDVMNDSFTNIITNDESLKIEIKEYLQKIYPEKENIVKLHRSNVPIFEKYGIERQIKTSFGRTVSMSKGAYLVIEHTEALHVIDVNSGNRSNKAKNQEETALEVNLIAATEIARQLQLRDMGGIIVVDFIDMKTAENRQKLYQHLKEAMSLDRTKHKILPPSKFGLVQITRQRVRPELEIKTREPNPNKDGEVEAPIVLIDKIEAELDRIVNSDVRYEDITLNVHPFIAAYLTKNLKSIRFQWLLRHKRWIKIIPRDAYKYLQYHFSYRKKNK; this comes from the coding sequence ATGAAAACAGAATTAATAATTCGTTCAAATTCTTCTGATATTGATTTTGCCTTGTTACGAGATGGTAGACTTGTTGAATTAAATAAAGAAACAAGCGACAATAAATTTTCAGTTGGAGATATATTCCTAGCCAAAATTGGGAAAGTAATGACTGGATTGAATGCCGCTTTTGTTAATGTTGGGTATCCTAAAGATGGATTTTTACATTATCATGATTTAGGACCACAAGTTTTATCATTAAGTAAATTTATAAAGAAAGTAAGCACAGGTAAATTTAAAGAGTTCACTTTAAAAAACTTCCGTTCCGAAGATGACATCGACAAAAACGGAGGTATTAACGACGTACTAAAATCAGGTCAAAATTTATTAGTTCAAATCGTAAAAGAACCAATTTCTACTAAAGGCCCTAGAATTAGCTCAGAGCTTTCTATTGCTGGTAGATTTTTAGTTTTAGTTCCTTTTTCAAACAGAGTATCGGTTTCACAAAAAATTACCGATAATAAAGAAAAAGAACGTTTAAAGAAATTAGCAAAAAGTATTAAACCGAAAGGTTTCGGACTTATCTTACGCACGGTTGCTGAAGGAAAACGAGTAGCTGAATTAGATAAGGATTTACAAAACTCATTAGACCGTTGGAAAACACTATGCAAACGCATTGCAAACACCAATACTCCAACAAAAGTATTAAGTGAGTTAGATAGAGCATCTTCGATTTTAAGAGATGTAATGAACGATTCTTTTACTAATATTATAACTAATGATGAGAGTTTAAAAATAGAAATAAAGGAATACTTACAAAAGATATATCCTGAAAAAGAAAACATAGTTAAACTCCACAGATCTAACGTTCCTATTTTTGAGAAATACGGTATCGAAAGACAAATCAAAACATCTTTTGGTAGAACCGTTTCTATGAGTAAGGGTGCTTATTTGGTTATTGAGCATACAGAAGCTTTACACGTTATTGATGTAAACAGTGGTAACCGATCTAACAAGGCCAAAAATCAAGAAGAAACAGCGTTAGAAGTTAATTTAATTGCAGCTACAGAAATTGCTAGGCAATTACAATTAAGAGACATGGGTGGTATTATAGTGGTTGATTTCATAGATATGAAAACTGCTGAAAACAGGCAAAAACTATATCAACACCTTAAAGAAGCCATGTCTTTAGACAGAACTAAGCATAAAATACTTCCTCCAAGTAAATTTGGACTAGTACAAATTACACGTCAAAGAGTTAGACCTGAACTCGAAATAAAAACTCGTGAACCTAATCCTAATAAAGATGGTGAAGTTGAAGCTCCAATTGTATTAATCGATAAAATTGAAGCTGAATTAGACCGTATTGTGAATAGTGATGTTCGGTATGAAGATATTACGTTAAATGTTCATCCATTTATTGCTGCATACTTAACTAAAAACTTAAAGTCTATTCGCTTTCAGTGGTTACTTCGTCATAAAAGATGGATTAAAATTATACCTAGAGATGCTTATAAGTACTTACAATATCATTTTTCTTATAGAAAGAAGAATAAGTAA